attgcgtaatttacatttctatgtaatagttttcttagtaatgtaggaaactttaggcctatttttagtccATTTACTctagacatatttgtaaaaggctgtttgttttctaaataaattataaaaaaaaaaaaaatatttgttcctgaatcatggatgTTCTCTAggtgtttaagtatttttaatatttatatattatatgtatcacTGTCTGACCagacaagccttcttggcttaccgtgggacttggagtgaatttatgtaagaatgtccctataatatttatttatttaaattaataaatgactCCATTACTTGCTGAAAAATGGCAGAAGTCAAACTTCCCAGCCATTCTTTTTGCTACAAATCATTTCGAATCCAAAATTCATCATGTGCAGCAATGATGGTACTCACGTCACGTctataaatattgatacgaaaaaagtgccaaaaaaatatatacacgactttattgcacatatatttaagtagtgtatacatatttttggcacattatTCGTATcgttattttcagacgtgactgtactatacTGCTACAGAAGCAGCAGCCCTGCTAATACCATCACATTCTATAAAACTACAAGATTCTCTCTTCCGTTCttgtcaaataaattaaattgtaacttTTAGCTTGATGAAATATGCCCCAGACAAGAACATCCGTGGGTGCGTACCTTGAGCCATTTGAAGTTGTGGTACTTCTCGACGACGTGGTAGAGGTACATGAGCAGCAGCCCGCCGGTGAACGCGAGCCCCAGCAGCGACACGAACACGAAGTACACGCCGCGCCCGTTCGAGCGGAACGCGCTCGCCTCGATGCAGATGAAGCACAGCAGGTTCAGCACCTGACCGACACACCAACATTACGTACTTAACATTAGCTAAGCCACGTGGTGCCACGGCCCGTGGTGATacaaaaaacttataattttgACTCAAATAACTGGAAGACACACAGTAGGCCTAGCATGAGTCATGATAGTAACTTGCTACCTGCCTTTTTCTAACTGTTTTAACTAGAGTTATCTTGTAGGCGGGATATTATTGCAGCGCTCCTGTGCTGAGCTAACTGAAGtcatacttataatataataatagtatgcttttttattcatatatcGTATGGAAATTACACTGTACATTGATGAAATAGTTCAGAGTCTAAATCTACATTTTTCCAACTAGGTAATGGCTGCACTcattttggttttaaaatctTCCACGGGGCCATCATACTTTGTCAGTGGGCATTTTGCTTTGGGCATAGTATACTGATCCAAGTCAGTTTTCTACCAATCATCCCTCGTTACTTAATGGCCTAATGGTGTTGTAATATGCAGCAGTGAAAATTCATTGTAATTAACAGTTTAAAAAGCTATATTTAACTTTACCTACCTATCTACTCATCCAATTGTCTGACATTCAAACCTCAAGGTCGATCAGGCTAATTATgacctttttttattattagtgtaCTGACAGGAAATGACTGAAAGTAATCAAGATTTTTCCTGTCAGTCACTTTTTCCAGCAGTAGTGTGTCTGTGTACAAGTATCAGTTTAGATTGACCATAATAACTTACAACCAGCACAGCCTTGATGATGCCAGGTGGGGTGACAATGTAAGAGAGGTCAAAGCGGGTCTCAGTGATGAACACGGTGTTGGTGGAGCCCAGTGACTGCACTGGAGGCGCTGGTGGTGCTCCACTCGGGTATGCCATGTTCTGGTCACAATTAGAAAGAAGTGCATTTTATATCAGGGAGGAACTGGAGAGTTGGTAACTCTTACTTTTCAAATCTGAATGTGAcaggaagaagttgataactcaagaaatttgaaccttatgtaaTTCAAttcatatttcttcaattttatatcttgagttatcaacttcttcgcATGGTTTACTgaaataatacctattttaaactCAGTAATTATACTAATTGTCTATTAGCACTAATTGCAATAGTAACACAAATAAGTTATTAACCAATTTCCTGATAAAATAGCCACGACTTTACCTAAGTCTTACCTTCGGAATTAGTAAATCACAGCAGTTCTGTTTTCCTGTTACTATTTGCAGACAAAATAATTCTCTTGAACTATAAACTGCCAAAGCACTAATAAACCACTCCCTCCGTTATGTTATTATTCACAAGAACAAGCAGATAAGACATGACACCAACACTCACCGATATCCCAGCAAGTACTGGTCGGTGGTCCTCGACGAGTATGTAGTAGCGAGCTCCCGCGCCCGAGATAAACAGCGGATGCGGCGCGTCCTCACCGACCACCCGTCACCTTGGCACTCATTACTAAACTATGAAAACAT
The Cydia pomonella isolate Wapato2018A unplaced genomic scaffold, ilCydPomo1 PGA_scaffold_220, whole genome shotgun sequence DNA segment above includes these coding regions:
- the LOC133533924 gene encoding uncharacterized protein LOC133533924 isoform X1; this translates as MAYPSGAPPAPPVQSLGSTNTVFITETRFDLSYIVTPPGIIKAVLVVLNLLCFICIEASAFRSNGRGVYFVFVSLLGLAFTGGLLLMYLYHVVEKYHNFKWLKVELAGSAALTFLQLAAATLAVAFGDAAYSAAGVSALPAQPSSSSPGRSRNSTDSSYSLFNSTSSFTFTLTYCYSLVVGRGDI
- the LOC133533924 gene encoding uncharacterized protein LOC133533924 isoform X2, translated to MAYPSGAPPAPPVQSLGSTNTVFITETRFDLSYIVTPPGIIKAVLVVLNLLCFICIEASAFRSNGRGVYFVFVSLLGLAFTGGLLLMYLYHVVEKYHNFKWLKVELAGSAALTFLQLAAATLAVAFGDAAYSAAGLFGYLAMVSYGVDAFQKARALQAGELAQGARVHTKRPPALP